The following proteins are co-located in the Halarcobacter sp. genome:
- a CDS encoding 30S ribosomal protein S1 — protein MGIDDIELGEDFDFAQMLEESFENAENNSVVDGVIVEITGDSVLVDVGQKIEGKLNISEITIGGEVQFKAGDTIPVMLMGNKGERPSISYKKVLQKEKFDAFVKEHGENVEDITIEGKIISVKNRGGFIIEDESGLEYFMPMAQSYLKSHGAVGKKVKAKVLKVNSAQNSIIVSRKKLIEESKLQKDSKVNEILEKNEPVNGIVKKITSYGMFIDLGGIDGLVNYNEISYKGPVNPANYYNEGDEVSVVVLSYDKTKQHLSLSIKAALANPWEEIKDELEVGDTITVTVSNFESYGAFVDLGNDIEGLLHISEISWNKNLKNPKDLLTLGEEINVEVIELDVNKKRLRVSLKNLQEKPFAKFMKENKVGDVVKGKVATLTDFGAFVTIGDVDGLLHNEEASWESNAKCKSLYKKGDEVEVKIIKIDREKENISLSVKEISDSPAKSFQNEHKMGDIVKGPVKDKKDFGIFIKLDDNLDGLIRNEDFGPLNAEEVNIGDELEAVVINIDTKKNRVRLSVKRLEQQQEREVLKAVNDDSSMTLGDLLKDQMK, from the coding sequence ATGGGTATCGATGATATAGAACTAGGTGAAGACTTTGATTTTGCACAAATGCTAGAAGAGTCTTTTGAGAATGCTGAAAATAACTCTGTAGTTGATGGTGTAATTGTTGAAATTACTGGTGATAGTGTACTTGTTGACGTTGGTCAAAAGATTGAAGGAAAACTAAACATCTCTGAAATAACAATCGGTGGTGAAGTTCAATTCAAAGCAGGAGATACAATCCCTGTTATGTTAATGGGTAACAAAGGTGAAAGACCATCTATCTCTTACAAAAAAGTACTTCAAAAAGAAAAATTTGACGCATTTGTAAAAGAGCACGGTGAAAATGTAGAAGACATTACAATTGAAGGTAAAATTATTTCTGTAAAAAACAGAGGTGGTTTCATTATTGAAGATGAAAGTGGCTTAGAGTATTTCATGCCTATGGCTCAATCTTACTTAAAATCTCATGGTGCTGTTGGTAAAAAAGTAAAAGCAAAAGTTTTAAAAGTTAATTCTGCACAAAACTCTATTATAGTTTCAAGAAAAAAACTTATTGAAGAATCTAAGTTACAAAAAGATTCAAAAGTAAATGAAATCTTAGAAAAAAATGAGCCAGTAAATGGTATCGTTAAAAAAATCACATCTTATGGTATGTTTATTGATTTAGGTGGAATTGATGGTTTAGTAAACTACAATGAAATCTCTTACAAAGGGCCTGTTAACCCTGCAAACTATTATAACGAAGGTGATGAAGTTTCTGTTGTAGTACTATCTTATGACAAAACTAAACAACATTTATCTTTATCAATTAAAGCTGCTCTTGCTAATCCATGGGAAGAGATTAAAGATGAATTAGAAGTTGGTGATACAATTACTGTTACAGTTTCTAACTTTGAATCTTATGGTGCATTTGTTGACTTAGGAAATGATATTGAAGGTTTATTACATATTTCTGAAATTTCATGGAACAAAAATCTTAAAAATCCAAAAGACCTATTAACTTTAGGTGAAGAGATTAATGTTGAAGTTATTGAACTAGATGTAAATAAAAAAAGATTAAGAGTTTCTCTTAAAAACTTACAAGAAAAACCATTTGCTAAATTTATGAAAGAAAACAAAGTTGGTGATGTTGTAAAAGGAAAAGTTGCAACATTAACTGATTTTGGTGCATTCGTAACTATTGGTGATGTAGATGGTTTATTACATAACGAAGAAGCATCTTGGGAATCAAATGCAAAATGTAAATCACTTTATAAAAAAGGTGATGAAGTAGAAGTTAAAATTATTAAAATTGATAGAGAGAAAGAAAATATCTCATTATCAGTAAAAGAGATTTCTGATTCACCAGCAAAAAGCTTCCAAAATGAACATAAAATGGGTGATATTGTAAAAGGGCCTGTTAAAGATAAAAAAGATTTCGGAATCTTTATAAAACTAGATGATAACTTAGATGGTTTAATTAGAAATGAAGACTTTGGTCCATTAAATGCTGAAGAAGTAAATATTGGAGATGAACTTGAAGCTGTAGTTATCAATATTGATACTAAAAAGAATAGAGTTAGATTATCAGTAAAAAGATTAGAGCAACAACAAGAAAGAGAAGTTTTAAAAGCTGTTAATGATGATAGTTCTATGACTTTAGGTGATCTTTTAAAAGACCAAATGAAATAA
- the serA gene encoding phosphoglycerate dehydrogenase translates to MSKHTIVVCDHIHEDGLNILQNTEDVNYVYAADIDKVSLLDVIKDADVAITRSSTDVDEKFLSAATNLKAIIRAGVGYDNVDMEGCSKRGIIAMNVPTANTIAAVELTMAHMLSCMRKFPYAHNQLKNDRIWKREDWYGNELYGKKLGIIGFGNIGHRVGLRAKSFEMDVVAYDPYIPSTKATDLGISYTTNFDDILSCDIITIHTPKNKETIDMIGEEEIAKMKDGVILINCARGGLYNEDALYNNLKSGKIAMAGIDVFKKEPAIDNKLLDLPNITVTAHLGANTKESQKKIAVQAAENAIESARGISYPNALNLPIDETKIPSFVKPYIELTQKIAFLSAQLDKSPIRSISVCAQGDITEYLDSLTTFATVGALSVAAGDEVNYVNAKFLAEEKGITFETSEIKHTVGYSNKVTIKITTEKRVNTISGTVFDDNVQRIVDLDGFDFDIEPKGKMIMMRNNDVPGVIGTVGKLLGDRGINISDFRLARGKNNDALAIILVDDTIKSDTLKEISDIEAAIAVSYAEI, encoded by the coding sequence ATGAGTAAACATACAATTGTTGTTTGTGACCATATCCATGAAGATGGACTAAATATTTTACAAAATACAGAAGATGTAAACTATGTATATGCAGCTGACATCGACAAAGTATCTTTATTAGACGTAATTAAAGATGCTGATGTTGCTATTACTAGATCTTCAACAGATGTAGATGAGAAGTTTTTATCTGCTGCAACAAATTTGAAAGCAATTATCAGAGCTGGTGTTGGTTATGATAATGTTGATATGGAAGGTTGTAGCAAAAGAGGTATTATTGCTATGAATGTTCCAACTGCTAATACTATTGCAGCTGTTGAATTAACTATGGCTCACATGCTCTCTTGTATGAGAAAATTTCCTTATGCTCATAACCAACTTAAAAATGATAGAATCTGGAAAAGAGAAGATTGGTATGGTAATGAACTTTATGGTAAAAAATTAGGTATTATTGGATTTGGTAATATTGGTCATAGAGTTGGATTAAGAGCTAAAAGTTTTGAGATGGATGTAGTTGCATATGACCCTTATATTCCATCAACTAAAGCTACAGACTTAGGAATTTCTTATACAACTAATTTTGATGATATTTTATCTTGTGACATTATTACAATACACACACCAAAAAATAAAGAAACTATCGATATGATTGGTGAAGAAGAGATTGCAAAAATGAAAGATGGTGTGATTTTAATAAACTGCGCAAGAGGTGGTTTATATAATGAAGATGCACTATATAACAATCTAAAATCTGGAAAAATTGCAATGGCAGGTATTGATGTTTTCAAAAAAGAACCTGCAATAGATAATAAACTATTAGATTTACCAAACATAACTGTAACAGCTCACTTAGGAGCAAATACAAAAGAGTCTCAGAAAAAAATCGCAGTACAAGCTGCTGAAAATGCAATAGAATCTGCAAGAGGAATTTCATATCCAAATGCCTTAAATCTACCAATTGATGAAACAAAAATTCCTTCTTTTGTTAAACCATATATAGAATTAACTCAAAAAATTGCATTCCTTTCAGCACAATTAGATAAATCTCCAATAAGATCTATCTCTGTATGTGCTCAAGGTGATATAACTGAATATTTAGATTCATTAACAACATTTGCAACTGTTGGAGCATTAAGTGTTGCAGCAGGCGATGAAGTTAACTATGTAAATGCTAAATTCTTAGCTGAAGAAAAAGGTATAACTTTTGAAACTTCTGAGATAAAACATACTGTTGGATATAGCAATAAAGTTACTATAAAAATTACAACTGAAAAAAGAGTTAATACAATCTCTGGTACAGTTTTTGATGACAATGTACAAAGAATTGTTGACTTAGATGGTTTTGATTTTGACATTGAACCTAAAGGTAAAATGATTATGATGAGAAATAACGACGTTCCAGGTGTAATTGGTACAGTTGGAAAACTTCTAGGTGACAGAGGAATAAATATCTCTGACTTTAGACTTGCTCGTGGAAAAAACAATGATGCTTTAGCAATTATCTTAGTTGATGATACAATTAAAAGTGATACATTAAAAGAAATTAGTGATATTGAAGCTGCTATTGCAGTTTCTTATGCAGAAATTTAA
- a CDS encoding 4-hydroxy-3-methylbut-2-enyl diphosphate reductase: MKVKLASSYGFCFGVKRAIKIAEGYENSATMGPLIHNQNEIDRLKNDYNVGLYENLSDVKPDDTVIIRTHGIPKNDLKELKKRSEKVINATCPFVTTPQQNVKKMSEENYSILIFGDENHPEVKGVKSYGKDEGDVHVVLSKDELKNIKFKYDKIATVAQTTRKKEIYLEIVNELILKNKEVRVFNTICDATFENQDAARELSKEVDVMVVIGGKNSSNTKQLHSICLENCKDSYLIENVSEIESKWFQNKNLCGITAGASTPDWIIQQVVESIEKI; encoded by the coding sequence ATGAAAGTAAAATTAGCTTCTAGCTATGGCTTTTGCTTTGGAGTAAAAAGAGCAATAAAAATTGCAGAAGGTTATGAAAACTCTGCAACAATGGGACCATTAATACATAATCAAAATGAGATAGATAGATTAAAAAATGATTATAATGTTGGTTTATATGAAAATCTTTCTGATGTAAAACCTGATGATACTGTAATTATTAGAACACATGGTATTCCCAAAAATGATTTAAAAGAATTAAAAAAAAGAAGTGAAAAAGTTATTAATGCAACTTGTCCTTTTGTTACAACTCCTCAACAAAATGTTAAAAAAATGTCTGAAGAAAACTATTCAATTTTAATCTTTGGAGATGAAAATCATCCTGAAGTAAAAGGTGTGAAATCTTATGGAAAAGATGAAGGTGATGTTCATGTTGTTTTATCTAAAGATGAATTAAAAAATATAAAATTTAAATATGACAAAATTGCTACAGTTGCTCAAACAACAAGAAAAAAAGAGATTTATTTAGAGATTGTAAATGAACTTATTTTAAAAAATAAAGAAGTTAGAGTATTTAATACCATTTGTGATGCAACATTTGAAAATCAGGATGCCGCAAGAGAGCTATCAAAAGAGGTTGATGTAATGGTTGTTATTGGTGGGAAAAACTCTTCAAATACAAAACAACTTCATTCAATCTGCTTAGAAAATTGTAAGGATTCTTACCTAATAGAAAATGTAAGCGAAATAGAATCAAAATGGTTTCAAAATAAAAATTTATGCGGTATAACAGCCGGTGCTTCAACCCCTGATTGGATTATTCAACAAGTAGTAGAAAGTATAGAAAAAATATAA